In a genomic window of Nomascus leucogenys isolate Asia chromosome 4, Asia_NLE_v1, whole genome shotgun sequence:
- the LOC115834691 gene encoding uncharacterized LOC112577592 homolog: MGRLNNEWLLGLVIPLCVCHQLLMGDRTLFRLQNGCMILVTDAWALQDTSIELAIGTKHRRPSDPCGARPHCFTHVVKAAPWMSRVGHSCGVSSECLDECEIYRLVMQMVMGRDSRDANTLPGRCFWREKALV, encoded by the coding sequence ATGGGTAGACTAAACAATGAATGGCTGCTGGGTTTGGTCATACCTCTCTGTGTGTGCCATCAATTGCTGATGGGAGATAGGACATTGTTCCGGCTACAAAATGGGTGCATGATCCTGGTAACTGATGCATGGGCCTTGCAAGATACGTCTATAGAATTGGCTATAGGTACTAAGCACAGAAGACCATCGGACCCCTGTGGAGCCAGACCCCACTGCTTCACCCATGTGGTCAAAGCTGCTCCCTGGATGTCAAGGGTTGGCCATTCTTGTGGTGTCAGTAGTGAGTGCTTGGATGAATGTGAGATCTATAGGCTGGTGATGCAGATGGTGATGGGAAGAGACAGTAGAGATGCCAACACACTCCCTGGACGGTGTTTCTGGAGGGAAAAGGCCCTGGTCTAG